One window of the Salvia miltiorrhiza cultivar Shanhuang (shh) chromosome 6, IMPLAD_Smil_shh, whole genome shotgun sequence genome contains the following:
- the LOC130988903 gene encoding uncharacterized protein LOC130988903 — MKYYVICVDVRREKVYVLDSQNESMEHCRDEKYQTTIGLLKSMLADYMAYAGHVHRSNIVRRSKMTVVQIKWGDFKNINDTGVYMMRHMEMFMGDLSSSWTCGLAPKLKKQLNLLRVRYCASLIGWEKNQVKDAIVTSANDAYDLKAVNPSLNIDAKLLG, encoded by the exons ATGAAATATTATGTTATTTGCGTGGACGTGAGAAGGGAGAAAGTATATGTTTTGGATAGTCAGAACGAGTCAATGGAACACTGTCGGGATGAAAAATACCAAACTACAATTGGACTACTG AAAAGTATGCTTGCGGACTATATGGCCTATGCAGGGCATGTGCATAGGAGCAATATAGTGAGGCGCAGTAAGATGACGGTGGTCCAAATAAAGTGGGGGgatttcaaaaatataaatgacaccgGTGTTTACATGATGCGGCACATGGAGATGTTTATGGGTGATTTGTCGTCGTCGTGGACATGTGGTCTAGCTCCAAAACTGAAGAAGCAATTAAATCTTTTGAGGGTGAGGTACTGTGCATCCCTCATTGGATGGGAGAAGAACCAAGTTAAAGATGCAATCGTGACAAGCGCCAACGATGCTTATGACTTAAAGGCTGTGAATCCAAGTCTCAACATCGACGCGAAATTGCTTGGATGA
- the LOC130988899 gene encoding FT-interacting protein 3: MQRPPQEDFSLKETNPHLGGGKVTGDKLTSTYDLVEQMQYLYVRVVKAKDLPGKDVSGSCDPYVEVRLGNYKGTTRHFEKKSNPEWNQVFAFSKERIQASVLEVSVKDKDVVKDDFIGRVIFDLNEIPKRVPPDSPLAPQWYRLEDRKSEKAKGELMLAVWMGTQADEAFPEAWHSDAATVSGADGLANIRSKVYLSPKLWYLRVNVIEAQDLQPSDKSRFPEVYVKAILGNQALRTRVSMSKSINPLWNEDLMFVAAEPFEEPLILSVEDRVAPNKDEVLGRCGIPLQYVDRRLDHKPVNTRWFNLEKHIIVEGEKKKDMKFASKIHMRVCLEGGYHVLDESTHYSSDLRPTAKVLWKSSIGVLELGILNAQGLSPMKTKDGRATTDAYCVAKYGQKWVRTRTIIDSFSPKWNEQYTWEVYDPCTVVTIGVFDNCHLQGGDKAGRDSRIGKVRIRLSTLETDRVYTHSYPLLVLHPSGVKKMGEIHLAVRFTCSSLVNMMHLYSQPLLPKMHYIHPLTVSQLDSLRHQATQIVSMRLSRAEPPLRKEVVEYMLDVGSHMWSMRRSKANFFRIMGVLSGLIAVGKWFDQICNWKNPITTVLIHILFLILVMYPELILPTIFLYLFLIGVWYYRWRPRHPPHMDTRLSCADNAHPDELDEEFDTFPTSRPADIVRMRYDRLRSIAGRIQTVVGDLATQGERLQNLLSWRDPRATALFVIFCLIAAVVLYVTPFQVVALLAGFYVLRHPRFRYKLPSVPLNFFRRLPARTDCML; this comes from the coding sequence ATGCAGAGGCCGCCACAGGAAGATTTCTCGTTGAAGGAAACCAACCCCCACCTTGGTGGGGGGAAGGTTACCGGAGATAAGCTGACGAGCACCTATGACCTCGTTGAGCAGATGCAGTATCTCTATGTCCGTGTTGTGAAAGCAAAAGATTTACCCGGAAAGGATGTTTCTGGTAGTTGTGACCCATATGTTGAGGTTAGGCTCGGAAATTATAAGGGCACAACACGTCATTTTGAGAAAAAGTCAAACCCCGAATGGAATCAGGTGTTTGCCTTCTCGAAGGAGCGGATCCAGGCCTCTGTCCTTGAGGTTTCTGTGAAAGATAAGGATGTTGTGAAGGATGATTTTATAGGCCGGGTTATATTCGATTTGAATGAGATCCCGAAAAGGGTTCCTCCCGACAGTCCCTTGGCCCCGCAGTGGTATAGGTTGGAGGACAGGAAGAGTGAGAAGGCCAAGGGCGAGCTCATGCTGGCTGTCTGGATGGGTACACAAGCTGACGAGGCATTCCCTGAGGCGTGGCATTCGGATGCAGCGACAGTCAGTGGTGCTGATGGTCTTGCAAATATTAGGTCGAAGGTCTATCTCTCGCCTAAGCTTTGGTACCTGAGAGTAAACGTGATTGAAGCACAGGACTTGCAGCCAAGTGACAAAAGTCGGTTTCCCGAAGTTTATGTGAAGGCCATTCTGGGAAACCAAGCACTAAGAACTAGAGTTTCAATGAGCAAAAGTATCAATCCTTTGTGGAACGAGGATTTGATGTTCGTGGCTGCGGAACCATTCGAGGAGCCACTGATTTTAAGTGTGGAAGACCGTGTTGCTCCCAACAAAGACGAAGTTCTGGGAAGATGTGGTATCCCGTTGCAGTATGTGGACCGGAGGTTGGATCACAAGCCTGTGAATACGAGGTGGTTTAATCTGGAGAAACATATAATAGTCGAAGGTGAAAAGAAAAAGGACATGAAGTTCGCCAGCAAGATTCATATGAGAGTTTGTCTGGAAGGCGGTTATCACGTCTTGGATGAGTCCACTCACTATAGCAGTGATCTTAGGCCGACTGCTAAAGTGCTATGGAAGTCAAGCATTGGTGTTCTTGAGTTGGGGATTTTAAATGCACAGGGGCTTTCTCCGATGAAAACAAAGGATGGGCGGGCGACAACTGATGCCTATTGTGTTGCCAAATACGGACAGAAGTGGGTTAGGACAAGGACAATCATCGACAGTTTTTCTCCAAAGTGGAACGAGCAGTACACTTGGGAGGTGTACGATCCTTGCACTGTCGTAACTATCGGTGTATTTGACAATTGTCATTTGCAAGGAGGGGATAAGGCCGGAAGGGATTCAAGAATCGGGAAGGTCAGAATTCGCCTTTCCACTCTGGAAACGGATCGTGTATACACTCATTCCTATCCTCTTCTAGTCTTGCATCCTTCGGGGGTGAAAAAGATGGGAGAAATTCATTTAGCCGTGCGGTTCACTTGCTCATCTCTGGTAAATATGATGCATCTCTACTCCCAGCCGTTGCTGCCCAAAATGCACTACATTCACCCATTAACTGTCAGTCAGCTCGACAGCTTGAGGCATCAGGCCACTCAGATCGTCTCCATGAGGCTGAGTCGTGCCGAGCCACCTCTCAGGAAGGAGGTGGTCGAGTATATGCTCGACGTGGGCTCTCACATGTGGAGCATGAGAAGAAGCAAGGCTAATTTCTTCCGGATCATGGGCGTGCTGAGCGGGTTGATAGCTGTTGGGAAATGGTTCGATCAGATATGCAACTGGAAGAACCCCATCACCACCGTTCTCATCCACATCTTGTTTCTAATACTCGTCATGTATCCAGAGCTGATCTTGCCGACGATCTTCCTCTACTTGTTCTTGATCGGGGTTTGGTACTACCGATGGAGACCGAGGCATCCGCCCCACATGGACACTCGCCTCTCCTGCGCCGACAACGCCCATCCTGACGAGCTTGATGAGGAGTTTGACACGTTCCCGACTTCCCGCCCCGCGGATATCGTGCGGATGAGGTACGACCGTCTGAGAAGCATTGCGGGGAGGATCCAGACCGTTGTTGGCGACCTGGCGACGCAAGGGGAGAGGCTGCAGAACCTGCTGAGCTGGCGGGACCCTCGGGCGACGGCTCTGTTTGTTATCTTCTGCTTGATCGCGGCCGTCGTCCTCTATGTGACGCCGTTTCAAGTCGTGGCCCTCCTTGCTGGATTCTACGTCTTGAGACATCCCAGGTTCCGGTACAAGCTCCCGTCTGTGCCCCTCAACTTCTTCAGGAGGCTGCCGGCGAGAACGGACTGCATGTTGTGA
- the LOC130988898 gene encoding FT-interacting protein 1-like isoform X1, with the protein MDCAIATLFWHRKKQLIKIISNLKYFPKKMNPLDEYRIKDTKPRLGERWPHGGGRSWIGGDKITTTYDLVEQMFYLYVRVVKARDLPTNAVTGGCDPYVEVKLGNYKGKTQRFEKKTSPEWNQVFAFSKDKIQSSIVEIFVREKEMVGRDDYLGRVDFDLNEVPTRLPPDSPLAPQWYRLEERRRAPESRLRGEVMLAVWIGSQADEAFPEAWHSDAAAVHGDGVFSVRSKVYVSPKLWYLRVNVIEAQDVEAAEAAPVFVKGQVGNQVCKTKLFPNRTANPVWNEDLLFVIAEPFEEALVLTVESKVGPTRDEVVGRMSIPMHVLERRMDHRPVHSRWFNLDRLGTERKFSTRVHLRACLEGGYHVLDESTLYISDQRPTARQLWKQPIGIVEVGILSANALLPMKARGTTDAYCVAKYGHKWVRTRTIVESFSPTWNEQYTWEVYDPCTLLTLAVFDNCHLSGRDSRIGKVRIRLSTLETDKIYTHSYPLLVLHPSGLKKMGELQLAFRFTCISLTQMIYLYSRPLLPKTHYIQAFTISQLDKLRYEAMNIVASRLGRAEPPLRKEVVEYMLDVESHMWSMRRSKANFFRIASFFSGLVGTGRWVRQVCEWKNPITTVLVHVLLCILVCYPELVLPTGFLYMFFMAVWNLRLRDSQPPHVDTKMSWAEGVHPDELDEEFDTFPTSRPQDVVRMRYDRLRSVAGRIQSVVGDMATQGERFLALLSWRDPRATTIFLLFCLCAAVVLFVTPFKIVTLLLGLFLLRHPRFRSKMPCAPSSFFRRLPARADTML; encoded by the exons ATGGATTGTGCCATTGCAACACTTTTTTG GCATAGAAAAAAGCAGCTGATCAAGATCATTTCAAACCTCAAATATTTTCCAAAGAAAATGAATCCCCTGGATGAGTACAGAATCAAGGACACGAAGCCGCGGCTGGGCGAGCGGTGGCCGCACGGCGGCGGGCGCAGCTGGATCGGGGGCGACAAGATCACGACCACCTACGACCTAGTGGAACAGATGTTCTACCTCTACGTCCGCGTGGTCAAGGCTCGCGATCTCCCCACCAACGCAGTCACCGGCGGCTGCGACCCCTACGTCGAGGTCAAGCTCGGCAACTACAAGGGCAAAACGCAGCGTTTCGAGAAGAAAACCAGCCCCGAGTGGAACCAGGTCTTCGCCTTCTCCAAGGACAAGATTCAGTCTTCCATCGTCGAGATTTTCGTGCGAGAGAAGGAGATGGTCGGGAGAGACGACTACCTCGGGAGGGTCGACTTCGACCTCAACGAGGTTCCCACGAGGCTCCCGCCGGATAGCCCCCTCGCCCCGCAGTGGTACCGCCTCGAGGAGCGCCGCCGCGCCCCCGAGAGCAGGCTGAGAGGCGAAGTCATGCTCGCCGTGTGGATCGGATCGCAGGCGGATGAGGCGTTTCCCGAGGCATGGCACTCGGACGCCGCCGCCGTGCATGGCGACGGTGTGTTTAGCGTGCGGTCCAAGGTGTACGTCTCGCCCAAGCTGTGGTACCTTCGGGTCAACGTGATCGAGGCGCAGGACGTGGAGGCGGCAGAGGCAGCGCCGGTGTTCGTGAAGGGGCAGGTCGGGAACCAGGTTTGTAAAACCAAGCTGTTCCCGAACCGGACCGCGAACCCGGTGTGGAACGAGGATCTGTTGTTCGTGATCGCGGAGCCTTTCGAGGAGGCGTTGGTGTTGACGGTGGAGAGCAAGGTGGGTCCGACGAGGGACGAGGTGGTCGGGAGGATGAGCATCCCGATGCACGTGCTGGAGAGGCGGATGGACCACCGGCCGGTCCACTCGCGGTGGTTCAATCTGGACCGGTTGGGCACGGAGCGGAAGTTCTCGACGAGGGTCCATCTGAGGGCGTGTCTGGAAGGCGGGTACCACGTGTTGGATGAGTCCACACTGTACATCAGCGATCAGAGGCCCACCGCCCGCCAGCTATGGAAGCAGCCCATCGGGATTGTGGAGGTCGGGATACTCAGCGCCAACGCCCTCCTCCCTATGAAAGCGCGGGGCACCACCGACGCCTACTGCGTGGCCAAGTACGGCCACAAGTGGGTCCGGACGAGGACCATAGTCGAGAGCTTCAGTCCCACGTGGAACGAGCAGTACACGTGGGAGGTGTACGACCCCTGCACGCTCCTCACGCTTGCTGTCTTCGATAACTGCCATCTCTCTGGAAGGGATTCCAGAATTGGCAAGGTTCGAATCCGGCTATCCACGCTGGAGACTGATAAAATCTACACACATTCGTATCCACTACTAGTGTTGCACCCCTCGGGATTGAAGAAAATGGGAGAGCTGCAGCTGGCATTTCGATTTACCTGCATTTCCTTAACACAGATGATATACTTATACAGTAGGCCATTGCTGCCTAAAACGCACTACATTCAAGCATTCACAATAAGTCAGTTAGATAAACTGAGGTACGAGGCAATGAACATTGTGGCATCGAGATTGGGGAGAGCAGAGCCTCCTCTGAGAAAGGAAGTGGTAGAGTACATGCTAGATGTGGAGTCGCACATGTGGAGCATGCGGCGGAGCAAGGCGAATTTCTTCCGAATAGCCTCCTTCTTCTCGGGCCTAGTGGGCACGGGCAGATGGGTGCGGCAAGTGTGCGAGTGGAAGAACCCGATCACCACGGTGCTCGTCCACGTCCTGTTGTGCATCCTCGTGTGCTACCCGGAGCTCGTCCTCCCCACGGGCTTCCTCTACATGTTTTTCATGGCGGTGTGGAACTTGAGGCTCCGGGACAGCCAGCCTCCGCACGTGGACACCAAGATGTCGTGGGCGGAGGGGGTGCACCCGGACGAGCTTGATGAGGAGTTCGACACGTTCCCGACGTCGAGGCCTCAGGACGTGGTGCGTATGAGGTATGATCGGCTTAGGAGTGTTGCCGGGAGGATACAGAGCGTGGTCGGGGATATGGCGACGCAGGGAGAGAGGTTTCTTGCGTTGCTAAGCTGGAGGGATCCAAGAGCAACCACCATTTTCCTACTGTTTTGCCTCTGTGCAGCTGTTGTTCTCTTTGTTACTCCTTTCAAGATTGTGACTCTTTTGTTGGGCTTGTTTTTGCTTAGGCATCCAAGATTTAGGAGCAAGATGCCTTGTGCTCCAAGCAGCTTCTTCCGCCGATTGCCCGCTCGAGCAGATACCATGCTCTAG
- the LOC130990541 gene encoding protein FAR1-RELATED SEQUENCE 5-like has protein sequence MLITDQDPALKIAVENVMPNTRHRFCMWHIMMKVAQKLPISLRENAELTSRLYEVAWSEFDEPSDFEEKWFEVINEYGLAEHSWFSDMFSKRTYWIPAYFRDLSMSGLFRTTSMSESENSFFRKYLNRNSNLASFYIHYESAMQAQRHSYKQLCMTDQTTTPKLKTHSSIEQHASDIYTRKIFLEVQVEIFEALNRCCIKSMDTGAEEHKYVIDDRSNGTFFVAHNMLEDTIICSCKKFVKDGLSCRHMFVVMQNIGLKAIPQKYVIGRWLKDAGKSVLSIDGVKTHNRPLFSEAFRCIGIAEGNEALTESLMVELKKWADTNETQSTTSATTKEKMFQMFYGSKLPSEITIHPPDPVKTKGSGKRLKSTYEKELQKAKKPKRRCKKCRRLVRHDSRNCGKVVEEESDDD, from the coding sequence ATGCTTATAACTGACCAAGATCCCGCACTGAAAATCGCCGTTGAAAATGTGATGCCGAATACAAGACACAGATTTTGCATGTGGCACATAATGATGAAAGTGGCCCAGAAACTTCCAATTTCGTTGAGAGAAAACGCTGAACTGACAAGCAGGTTATACGAAGTTGCATGGTCTGAGTTCGACGAGCCTTCTGATTTTGAGGAGAAGTGGTTCGAGGTTATAAATGAATATGGGCTTGCTGAACATTCGTGGTTCTCAGATATGTTCTCCAAGCGGACATATTGGATCCCTGCATATTTTCGTGATTTAAGTATGAGTGGTTTGTTTAGAACCACATCAATGTCGGAAAGCGAGAATAGCTTCTTCCGTAAGTACTTGAATCGCAATTCTAATCTCGCTTCTTTCTATATTCATTATGAAAGCGCAATGCAGGCCCAGAGACACTCATACAAACAGCTTTGCATGACCGACCAGACTACGACACCCAAATTGAAGACACACTCATCCATAGAGCAGCACGCGTCTGATATATACACCAGGAAGATTTTCTTGGAAGTGCAGGTTGAGATATTTGAGGCACTTAACCGCTGCTGCATAAAATCAATGGATACAGGAGCTGAAGAGCACAAGTATGTCATAGATGATCGTTCCAATGGTACCTTCTTTGTGGCTCACAACATGTTGGAGGACACCATAATCTGCTCATGTAAAAAATTCGTGAAGGATGGGTTGTCATGCAGGCACATGTTTGTTGTTATGCAGAACATTGGTCTCAAAGCTATTCCACAGAAGTATGTTATAGGTAGATGGCTGAAGGATGCTGGGAAAAGTGTGTTATCGATTGACGGCGTAAAAACACACAACCGACCATTATTTTCAGAGGCGTTTAGATGCATCGGAATTGCTGAAGGGAATGAGGCATTAACTGAGTCACTCATGGTTGAACTTAAAAAGTGGGCAGATACCAATGAGACTCAGTCCACAACCTCTGCAACTACTAAGGAAAAAATGTTCCAGATGTTCTATGGATCCAAACTACCCTCTGAAATAACCATACATCCGCCAGACCCGGTAAAAACTAAAGGCAGTGGAAAGCGTTTGAAGTCTACTTATGAGAAAGAGCTCCAGAAGGCCAAGAAACCAAAGAGAAGGTGCAAAAAATGTAGACGTCTGGTCCGTCATGATTCACGCAATTGTGGAAAGGTTGTTGAGGAGGAGAGCGATGACGATTAA
- the LOC130988898 gene encoding FT-interacting protein 1-like isoform X2, which produces MNPLDEYRIKDTKPRLGERWPHGGGRSWIGGDKITTTYDLVEQMFYLYVRVVKARDLPTNAVTGGCDPYVEVKLGNYKGKTQRFEKKTSPEWNQVFAFSKDKIQSSIVEIFVREKEMVGRDDYLGRVDFDLNEVPTRLPPDSPLAPQWYRLEERRRAPESRLRGEVMLAVWIGSQADEAFPEAWHSDAAAVHGDGVFSVRSKVYVSPKLWYLRVNVIEAQDVEAAEAAPVFVKGQVGNQVCKTKLFPNRTANPVWNEDLLFVIAEPFEEALVLTVESKVGPTRDEVVGRMSIPMHVLERRMDHRPVHSRWFNLDRLGTERKFSTRVHLRACLEGGYHVLDESTLYISDQRPTARQLWKQPIGIVEVGILSANALLPMKARGTTDAYCVAKYGHKWVRTRTIVESFSPTWNEQYTWEVYDPCTLLTLAVFDNCHLSGRDSRIGKVRIRLSTLETDKIYTHSYPLLVLHPSGLKKMGELQLAFRFTCISLTQMIYLYSRPLLPKTHYIQAFTISQLDKLRYEAMNIVASRLGRAEPPLRKEVVEYMLDVESHMWSMRRSKANFFRIASFFSGLVGTGRWVRQVCEWKNPITTVLVHVLLCILVCYPELVLPTGFLYMFFMAVWNLRLRDSQPPHVDTKMSWAEGVHPDELDEEFDTFPTSRPQDVVRMRYDRLRSVAGRIQSVVGDMATQGERFLALLSWRDPRATTIFLLFCLCAAVVLFVTPFKIVTLLLGLFLLRHPRFRSKMPCAPSSFFRRLPARADTML; this is translated from the coding sequence ATGAATCCCCTGGATGAGTACAGAATCAAGGACACGAAGCCGCGGCTGGGCGAGCGGTGGCCGCACGGCGGCGGGCGCAGCTGGATCGGGGGCGACAAGATCACGACCACCTACGACCTAGTGGAACAGATGTTCTACCTCTACGTCCGCGTGGTCAAGGCTCGCGATCTCCCCACCAACGCAGTCACCGGCGGCTGCGACCCCTACGTCGAGGTCAAGCTCGGCAACTACAAGGGCAAAACGCAGCGTTTCGAGAAGAAAACCAGCCCCGAGTGGAACCAGGTCTTCGCCTTCTCCAAGGACAAGATTCAGTCTTCCATCGTCGAGATTTTCGTGCGAGAGAAGGAGATGGTCGGGAGAGACGACTACCTCGGGAGGGTCGACTTCGACCTCAACGAGGTTCCCACGAGGCTCCCGCCGGATAGCCCCCTCGCCCCGCAGTGGTACCGCCTCGAGGAGCGCCGCCGCGCCCCCGAGAGCAGGCTGAGAGGCGAAGTCATGCTCGCCGTGTGGATCGGATCGCAGGCGGATGAGGCGTTTCCCGAGGCATGGCACTCGGACGCCGCCGCCGTGCATGGCGACGGTGTGTTTAGCGTGCGGTCCAAGGTGTACGTCTCGCCCAAGCTGTGGTACCTTCGGGTCAACGTGATCGAGGCGCAGGACGTGGAGGCGGCAGAGGCAGCGCCGGTGTTCGTGAAGGGGCAGGTCGGGAACCAGGTTTGTAAAACCAAGCTGTTCCCGAACCGGACCGCGAACCCGGTGTGGAACGAGGATCTGTTGTTCGTGATCGCGGAGCCTTTCGAGGAGGCGTTGGTGTTGACGGTGGAGAGCAAGGTGGGTCCGACGAGGGACGAGGTGGTCGGGAGGATGAGCATCCCGATGCACGTGCTGGAGAGGCGGATGGACCACCGGCCGGTCCACTCGCGGTGGTTCAATCTGGACCGGTTGGGCACGGAGCGGAAGTTCTCGACGAGGGTCCATCTGAGGGCGTGTCTGGAAGGCGGGTACCACGTGTTGGATGAGTCCACACTGTACATCAGCGATCAGAGGCCCACCGCCCGCCAGCTATGGAAGCAGCCCATCGGGATTGTGGAGGTCGGGATACTCAGCGCCAACGCCCTCCTCCCTATGAAAGCGCGGGGCACCACCGACGCCTACTGCGTGGCCAAGTACGGCCACAAGTGGGTCCGGACGAGGACCATAGTCGAGAGCTTCAGTCCCACGTGGAACGAGCAGTACACGTGGGAGGTGTACGACCCCTGCACGCTCCTCACGCTTGCTGTCTTCGATAACTGCCATCTCTCTGGAAGGGATTCCAGAATTGGCAAGGTTCGAATCCGGCTATCCACGCTGGAGACTGATAAAATCTACACACATTCGTATCCACTACTAGTGTTGCACCCCTCGGGATTGAAGAAAATGGGAGAGCTGCAGCTGGCATTTCGATTTACCTGCATTTCCTTAACACAGATGATATACTTATACAGTAGGCCATTGCTGCCTAAAACGCACTACATTCAAGCATTCACAATAAGTCAGTTAGATAAACTGAGGTACGAGGCAATGAACATTGTGGCATCGAGATTGGGGAGAGCAGAGCCTCCTCTGAGAAAGGAAGTGGTAGAGTACATGCTAGATGTGGAGTCGCACATGTGGAGCATGCGGCGGAGCAAGGCGAATTTCTTCCGAATAGCCTCCTTCTTCTCGGGCCTAGTGGGCACGGGCAGATGGGTGCGGCAAGTGTGCGAGTGGAAGAACCCGATCACCACGGTGCTCGTCCACGTCCTGTTGTGCATCCTCGTGTGCTACCCGGAGCTCGTCCTCCCCACGGGCTTCCTCTACATGTTTTTCATGGCGGTGTGGAACTTGAGGCTCCGGGACAGCCAGCCTCCGCACGTGGACACCAAGATGTCGTGGGCGGAGGGGGTGCACCCGGACGAGCTTGATGAGGAGTTCGACACGTTCCCGACGTCGAGGCCTCAGGACGTGGTGCGTATGAGGTATGATCGGCTTAGGAGTGTTGCCGGGAGGATACAGAGCGTGGTCGGGGATATGGCGACGCAGGGAGAGAGGTTTCTTGCGTTGCTAAGCTGGAGGGATCCAAGAGCAACCACCATTTTCCTACTGTTTTGCCTCTGTGCAGCTGTTGTTCTCTTTGTTACTCCTTTCAAGATTGTGACTCTTTTGTTGGGCTTGTTTTTGCTTAGGCATCCAAGATTTAGGAGCAAGATGCCTTGTGCTCCAAGCAGCTTCTTCCGCCGATTGCCCGCTCGAGCAGATACCATGCTCTAG
- the LOC130990540 gene encoding protein FAR1-RELATED SEQUENCE 5-like: MKPYVGQVFKSLKDAFEFYKNYGSSSGFDVRKGALKRGKYGQILYQYFFCIREGINPAKHDQSSETQPKKKKRRRKPSTRNGCKARVTVRITNEGEYIVSNIAEAHNHELVTPECRHLMKCNRNLDPSHHMIMLKCAKANIGPMRAFRIFKELVCSYEDVGCTSDDFRNLSYEMNCYPDGSDAQLLLDRFITKRDLDDRFKCEYLLDECQKVKSIFWSDATGVENFRTFGDAVSFDATYSTNRYNMIFAPFTGKDNHGGCVTFAAGLLSREDVSSYSWPY; encoded by the exons ATGAAGCCCTACGTAGGTCAAGTGTTCAAGTCTCTTAAAGATGCATTtgagttttataaaaattacggAAGCTCGTCTGGATTCGATGTTCGTAAAGGCGCTCTTAAGAGAGGGAAATATGGGCAGATTCTATATCAATATTTTTTCTGCATCAGAGAAGGCATTAATCCTGCTAAGCATGATCAGTCATCCGAAACACAgccgaagaaaaaaaagagacgCCGAAAGCCATCCACTAGGAACGGCTGCAAAGCACGTGTTACTGTGAGAATTACAAATGAGGGTGAGTACATTGTTAGCAATATCGCTGAAGCTCATAACCACGAATTAGTAACGCCAGAGTGCCGCCACCTGATGAAATGCAATCGGAACTTAGATCCGTCACATCACATGATCATGTTAAAATGTGCTAAAGCTAATATTGGACCAATGAGAGCATTCAGAATTTTTAAAGAGCTGGTTTGTAGCTATGAAGACGTTGGATGTACGAGCGATGACTTTAGAAACTTATCCTATGAGATGAATTGTTATCCTGATGGTTCAGACGCACAGTTGCTGTTGGACAGATTTATCACCAAACGCGATCTGGATGATCGGTTTAAGTGTGAATATTTGCTCGATGAGTGTCAAAAAGTGAAGAGCATATTCTGGAGTGATGCAACGGGGGTTGAAAACTTCAGAACCTTTGGTGACGCAGTTTCGTTTGATGCGACCTACTCAACCAACAG GTACAACATGATTTTTGCACCTTTTACTGGGAAGGACAACCATGGTGGATGCGTTACATTTGCAGCTGGCTTACTAAGCAGAGAGGATGTCAGCTCATACTCTTGGCCATACTAA